A single region of the Changchengzhania lutea genome encodes:
- the ltrA gene encoding group II intron reverse transcriptase/maturase has product MNRTIVRCAPETLCVAWQFIDWNKVYHSVKLLQQRIVKAIKEGRYNKAKSLQWMLTHSFHAKLLAVKRVTENKGKNTTGIDGVLWNTPLRKLKAAKSLVRKGYKSMPLKRVLIPKKNGKKRALGIPTMYDRAMQALYLMALNPVSETKADACSYGFRPKRGCADAIARCFIHLSKSNSATWILEADIKGCFDHISHSWMLGNILIDKMVLKQWLKAGFIDNKRLFPTKEGTPQGGIISPALANMTLDGLQVAINEALNIRLDKNGNKRNNKHKVHLVRYADDFIVTGDSEEILTNTVLPVIEKFLTNRGLRLSEEKTDIIHINKGFNFLGQHIRKYTNGTLLIKPSKDSCRSVKAKIKLVVNKNKASHPVELIQQLNPIIRGWCNYHRHISANKQFNSLDCYVWNTIWKWAKRRHPNKGGIWIKGKYFKSNSTSNWVFSGKDKKGNEFQLIKANRTKVVRHRLIRGNANPFDPQWDKYFHCRRVIWSARKPRKNSHIRIYR; this is encoded by the coding sequence ATGAATCGAACAATTGTAAGATGTGCACCTGAGACACTTTGTGTAGCTTGGCAGTTTATTGACTGGAATAAGGTATATCACAGTGTTAAATTATTACAACAACGTATCGTAAAGGCTATAAAGGAAGGTAGATACAACAAAGCTAAGTCTTTGCAGTGGATGCTAACCCACTCTTTTCATGCTAAATTACTAGCAGTAAAAAGAGTAACCGAAAATAAAGGTAAAAATACCACAGGTATTGATGGTGTGTTATGGAACACTCCATTACGGAAGCTAAAAGCTGCCAAATCATTAGTAAGAAAAGGGTACAAATCTATGCCATTAAAAAGGGTGCTTATACCCAAGAAAAATGGAAAGAAACGCGCTCTTGGTATTCCTACTATGTATGATAGAGCTATGCAGGCACTGTACCTAATGGCTCTTAATCCTGTTTCCGAGACTAAAGCGGATGCCTGTTCATATGGTTTTCGTCCTAAAAGAGGTTGTGCTGATGCCATTGCAAGATGTTTTATTCATCTATCAAAAAGTAACAGTGCAACATGGATATTGGAAGCAGACATTAAAGGATGCTTTGACCATATTAGTCACAGTTGGATGTTAGGTAACATTCTTATAGACAAAATGGTACTTAAACAATGGCTTAAGGCTGGCTTTATTGACAACAAACGTTTATTTCCTACCAAAGAAGGAACTCCACAAGGTGGTATTATTTCTCCTGCCCTTGCAAATATGACGCTTGACGGACTTCAAGTTGCAATTAACGAAGCTTTAAATATTAGGCTGGATAAAAATGGTAACAAAAGGAACAACAAGCACAAGGTTCATTTAGTGAGGTATGCAGATGATTTTATTGTCACTGGGGATAGTGAAGAGATACTCACAAATACAGTTCTGCCAGTTATTGAAAAATTCCTGACAAACAGAGGACTCCGACTATCTGAAGAGAAAACAGATATCATCCATATTAACAAAGGGTTTAACTTCTTAGGACAACATATTAGGAAATATACTAATGGCACTTTACTAATAAAGCCTTCAAAAGATAGCTGTAGATCAGTAAAAGCTAAAATCAAGTTAGTTGTCAATAAAAACAAGGCTTCTCACCCTGTAGAACTTATCCAACAACTCAACCCTATTATTAGAGGATGGTGTAACTATCATAGACATATCTCGGCCAATAAACAGTTCAACAGCCTTGATTGTTATGTTTGGAATACTATTTGGAAATGGGCCAAGAGGAGACATCCAAACAAAGGAGGGATATGGATTAAAGGCAAGTACTTTAAATCTAACTCTACCAGTAACTGGGTCTTTTCGGGGAAGGATAAGAAAGGTAATGAGTTTCAACTAATTAAAGCTAATCGGACTAAAGTTGTCCGACATAGGTTGATTAGAGGTAATGCCAACCCGTTCGATCCTCAATGGGATAAATACTTTCATTGCAGAAGAGTAATTTGGTCGGCAAGAAAACCTAGAAAAAACAGCCATATCAGGATTTATCGGTAA
- a CDS encoding S8 family peptidase, producing MALDHLSLPHRITGLYNSPYGPGKRAVVVPPSPETLTNIENREVHGNSLEEKTSVITGEWTNAFEERKELGLPNIPESIPLFLQVDPKIFNPDSLKSFGIEIISEEDDGFLIGASADLNLSTLKDKIDKFLKEEGKFRNTASQLWDIVTGKQWRLDHILSKSLLKKWDEIDDSEIFVLDIAIACFIHVPAYPNRGNEEEISEEQFEEKVSRWEEKKQKAQIDWDDVALKRQDELEKFINEHKGELISSYVDSADSFSCRIEISGLGLKDLVLNYPYLFEVEEYDNLKQSISIDDELKELGKLEINGPEYDDPNVCVIDSGIQENHVLLEKAIDNDHSISYVKNKENIVSDLVVGGGHGTRVAGAVLYPKLPTAREIKLNSWIQNARVLDANNIMQPNLYPPDLMKDIIEHYNESYGTRIFNMSITSRKGHITTRMSKWAESIDRQSWERDIVFVIPTGNLKKKQIENYVNNGTDYADYLLLRKSRISNPSQSLFSLTVGSICNGEYEDDDLKSFGEIEFPSAFTRTGLGIWDSIKPELVEYGGDYVIEKIGANRIASQKQESSIHLVRSTLNGGPATSIDGIGTSFSAPKVSGILAELQRLFPEESTLLYKALIIQSARWPSRIFNGVARLSFLRLYGYGLPNLERATTNTDYRVTLVNSLNISPKEADIYEVKLPESMRRVGDSFDILVEVTLTFKAIPRRTRVGFRSYLSGWVDWHSSKLGESTDAFEKRLIAGDYNLEDEEDDINQENIPWTIQSRSNGGVNNVKLNSNTVQKDWAILKSNKLTENFCIGIVGHTGWDKDLKSEMPYSIAVSFEAINKDIELYNEIRIENAIEIQVDV from the coding sequence ATGGCATTAGATCATCTTTCTCTTCCACACAGAATAACTGGATTATACAATTCCCCTTATGGGCCTGGTAAAAGGGCTGTTGTAGTACCTCCTAGTCCTGAAACTCTAACTAACATTGAAAACAGAGAAGTTCATGGTAATTCTCTAGAAGAGAAAACATCTGTAATTACAGGAGAATGGACAAATGCTTTTGAAGAAAGAAAAGAACTAGGTCTACCAAATATTCCAGAATCTATTCCATTGTTTTTGCAAGTTGATCCAAAAATATTTAATCCAGATAGTTTAAAATCTTTTGGTATTGAAATAATATCTGAAGAGGATGATGGGTTTTTAATAGGTGCTTCTGCTGATTTAAATTTAAGTACGTTAAAAGATAAAATAGATAAATTTTTAAAAGAAGAAGGGAAATTTAGGAATACTGCTTCTCAATTGTGGGATATAGTTACTGGCAAACAATGGAGGTTAGATCACATTTTGTCTAAATCATTATTGAAAAAATGGGATGAAATAGATGATTCAGAAATTTTTGTTTTAGACATTGCTATTGCTTGTTTTATACATGTTCCAGCTTATCCAAATAGAGGTAATGAGGAAGAAATATCAGAAGAACAATTTGAAGAAAAAGTTTCACGCTGGGAAGAAAAAAAGCAAAAGGCTCAAATTGATTGGGATGATGTTGCTTTAAAAAGACAAGACGAGTTAGAAAAATTTATTAATGAACATAAAGGAGAACTAATAAGTAGCTATGTTGATTCTGCAGATAGTTTTTCTTGTAGAATAGAGATTTCAGGGTTAGGACTTAAAGATCTAGTGTTAAATTACCCATATTTATTTGAAGTTGAAGAATATGATAATTTAAAGCAAAGCATAAGTATTGATGATGAATTAAAAGAACTCGGTAAGTTAGAAATTAATGGTCCAGAATATGATGATCCAAATGTATGTGTGATTGACAGTGGAATTCAAGAAAACCATGTCTTACTAGAAAAGGCAATAGATAATGATCATTCTATTTCATACGTAAAAAACAAAGAAAACATAGTTAGTGATTTAGTAGTTGGTGGAGGTCACGGTACAAGAGTTGCTGGAGCTGTATTATATCCTAAACTTCCTACAGCTAGAGAGATTAAATTAAATAGTTGGATTCAAAACGCAAGAGTATTAGACGCTAACAATATTATGCAACCGAATCTTTATCCTCCAGATTTGATGAAAGATATTATTGAGCATTATAATGAAAGTTATGGTACTCGAATTTTTAATATGTCAATTACATCAAGAAAAGGACATATTACAACAAGAATGTCTAAATGGGCTGAATCTATAGATAGACAGAGTTGGGAAAGGGATATTGTATTTGTAATACCGACTGGAAATCTCAAAAAAAAGCAGATAGAGAATTACGTTAATAACGGAACCGACTATGCAGATTATTTATTACTTCGCAAATCTAGAATATCAAATCCATCACAAAGTTTATTCTCCTTAACCGTTGGTTCAATATGTAATGGAGAATATGAAGATGATGACCTTAAATCTTTTGGTGAAATTGAATTTCCGTCTGCATTCACTAGAACTGGTTTAGGTATTTGGGATTCTATTAAGCCTGAATTAGTTGAATATGGAGGAGATTATGTCATAGAAAAAATTGGAGCAAATAGAATAGCTTCTCAAAAACAAGAATCTTCAATTCATCTTGTGAGAAGCACATTAAACGGCGGACCAGCGACAAGTATTGATGGTATTGGAACATCTTTTTCCGCTCCTAAAGTATCTGGAATTTTAGCTGAATTGCAAAGATTGTTTCCAGAAGAGTCAACATTACTTTATAAAGCCTTAATTATTCAATCTGCAAGATGGCCAAGTAGAATTTTTAATGGAGTAGCAAGGTTAAGTTTCTTAAGACTTTATGGATATGGCTTACCTAACCTTGAACGAGCTACTACAAATACGGATTATAGGGTTACTCTTGTTAATTCACTGAATATCTCTCCAAAGGAAGCTGATATTTACGAAGTGAAATTACCTGAAAGTATGAGAAGAGTAGGAGACTCTTTTGATATTTTAGTAGAGGTAACATTAACATTTAAAGCAATACCAAGAAGAACTCGGGTAGGATTTAGATCGTACCTTTCTGGTTGGGTAGATTGGCATTCTTCTAAATTAGGGGAAAGTACAGATGCATTTGAAAAAAGGTTAATTGCAGGAGATTATAATTTAGAAGATGAAGAAGATGATATTAATCAAGAAAACATACCTTGGACTATCCAATCACGTTCAAATGGAGGAGTGAATAACGTTAAGCTAAATAGTAATACTGTTCAAAAAGATTGGGCTATCTTAAAATCTAACAAGTTAACAGAGAACTTCTGTATCGGAATAGTTGGTCATACTGGTTGGGATAAGGATTTAAAAAGTGAAATGCCATATTCAATAGCTGTTAGTTTTGAAGCAATTAATAAAGATATCGAATTGTATAATGAGATAAGAATTGAGAATGCAATTGAAATTCAAGTTGACGTTTAA
- a CDS encoding AAA family ATPase, translating to MKVLFCRFVDIDNLEVNKDILKRLFRSIDGKPDDDIVKVAYDIVKDEENKGHHLLSKQLKAILDQNVTTSKKLDNQLKDIFSNTSRKHNNKDFPLAVQIPRDELRHHMVLSEEIESKFSRIEKEFVARERLANHGLKPKQKILFFGPPGCGKSMGAERLAWNIGLPFYKVRFEAVISSYLGESLINLKKLFDGVNSFPCVLLLDEFDIIAKSRNYGHDVGEMHRLVNMVLFLLEEYNAPGLLIATTNLETSLDKAVFRRFDEVVEIKKPKEEEILKLLQMTLSSTKISNQVNLVDYVNQLLGFSSAEIVKIAQNVKKLSVINNIDKIDKKSFDKIINETIRFNENK from the coding sequence TTGAAAGTATTATTTTGTAGATTTGTAGATATAGATAATTTAGAAGTGAATAAGGATATTTTAAAAAGATTATTTAGAAGTATTGATGGAAAACCTGACGATGATATTGTCAAGGTTGCATATGATATTGTTAAAGATGAAGAAAACAAAGGTCATCATCTATTATCAAAACAACTAAAAGCTATTTTAGATCAAAATGTTACTACTTCCAAGAAACTTGATAATCAATTAAAGGATATTTTTTCTAATACTAGTAGAAAACATAATAACAAAGATTTCCCTTTAGCTGTTCAAATTCCGAGAGATGAATTGCGACATCACATGGTTTTATCGGAAGAAATTGAAAGTAAATTTTCTAGAATTGAAAAGGAGTTTGTAGCAAGAGAAAGACTTGCTAATCATGGATTAAAACCTAAACAAAAAATTCTTTTTTTTGGACCTCCTGGTTGTGGTAAAAGTATGGGAGCAGAGAGATTAGCTTGGAATATTGGTTTACCTTTTTATAAAGTCAGATTTGAGGCTGTAATTTCTTCTTATTTAGGAGAGTCTCTAATAAATTTAAAAAAACTTTTTGATGGTGTAAACTCCTTTCCTTGTGTTTTACTATTAGACGAATTTGACATTATAGCAAAGTCTAGAAATTATGGGCATGATGTTGGGGAAATGCATAGATTAGTAAATATGGTGTTATTTTTATTAGAAGAATATAATGCTCCTGGTTTACTTATTGCTACAACAAATTTAGAAACATCATTAGATAAAGCTGTTTTCAGACGTTTTGATGAAGTTGTAGAAATTAAAAAACCTAAAGAAGAGGAAATTTTAAAGTTGCTTCAAATGACATTATCATCAACTAAAATTTCTAATCAAGTTAATTTAGTAGATTACGTTAATCAACTTTTAGGGTTTTCTTCGGCTGAAATAGTTAAAATAGCCCAAAATGTAAAGAAACTATCTGTCATAAATAATATAGATAAAATTGATAAAAAAAGCTTTGACAAGATTATCAATGAAACTATAAGATTTAATGAAAATAAGTAA